The genomic region GGATTTTAATTATGAGTTTAGGAATAGAGATAAGCGATAGAATAATAGTAAAAGAGGAAATAAAAAAGAATTTAAATAATAAGGATGAAATAATAGAACATTATAATATGTTAAAAACACATTTAAAGTCTAATTTACAACAAGGTATTTACTCTAAGATAGAAAATATGAAGATTTTAAAAGAAATTAAAGATAATAAATATTATAAATTAGATGGATATAAAAATTTTGATGCTTTCATAAAAGATTATAAGTTAGCTAAAACTCAAACTTATTGCTATTTAAGAATAGCATTAGCTA from Borreliella mayonii harbors:
- a CDS encoding chromosome replication/partitioning protein, whose amino-acid sequence is MSLGIEISDRIIVKEEIKKNLNNKDEIIEHYNMLKTHLKSNLQQGIYSKIENMKILKEIKDNKYYKLDGYKNFDAFIKDYKLAKTQTYCYLRIALAIENGVIEEPFLLENGIKETILFLRNSNSEKVKKSKQNPIKPLRFQLKKQESYDFYKKNAKFTAFILEELLENRKDFLNKLLKKYEGLKI